One Fuerstiella marisgermanici DNA window includes the following coding sequences:
- the dxs gene encoding 1-deoxy-D-xylulose-5-phosphate synthase, producing the protein MPFEILSELKSPKQLRDLDDQQQNQLASEIREALLTIVSDRAAHFASNLGVVELCIALHSVFDFSKDRLIWDTGHQVYPHKLVTGRFPEFQSIRTRGGLMGYPNPVESDYDLFVTGHAGSSVSTVLGLKTADDLLFSDEDRKSVAVIGDGALPSGIVFEAMNNAAGLNKDLLVVLNDNKMGICPRVGGVASYLDKARVAPFYNGLKRDVSWLLNKLPVVGEPVEHMLGQFKEALKTFFHGGMLFEEMGFRYIGPVDGHDIQSLQRYLEMVKEVKGPVLLHVFTEKGYGFEPAQKDPVKFHTPAPFCRDENNEIVPVSADKSVAYTNIAADAIHQAMQADEKVCVLTAAMCAGNKLNKIRDEFPDRFFDTGICEGHAVAFAGGMAKSGMRPIVDIYSTFLQRSFDQIFQEVALQNLPVVFCMDRAGLCGPDGPTHHGVFDNSYMRIFPNMVVMAPGDELDVPLMLDFALSIDSPSSIRYPKTNAETVERSVAPIEMGKSEVMSWGEDGNILACGVLLPRAIEAAEKLRGEGLDVGVVNARFVKPVDEDVIRRAIETGFVITIEENAICGGFGSAVLEAANRMGEPTDRIKVLAIPDEFVEHGPRGELLADLGLDAAGLCKAAHELAGSSSDASTQELVK; encoded by the coding sequence ATGCCGTTTGAGATTCTCAGTGAGCTGAAGTCACCAAAGCAGTTGCGTGATCTGGATGATCAGCAGCAAAATCAGCTCGCCAGTGAAATTCGAGAAGCGTTGCTCACCATTGTGTCCGACCGAGCTGCACACTTCGCCAGTAACCTGGGCGTGGTGGAATTGTGCATCGCGCTGCATTCGGTGTTTGACTTCTCGAAGGATCGCCTGATCTGGGACACCGGGCATCAGGTCTATCCTCATAAGCTGGTCACCGGCCGCTTTCCCGAATTCCAATCCATCCGCACACGCGGTGGCCTGATGGGCTACCCGAACCCCGTGGAAAGTGATTACGACCTATTCGTCACCGGCCATGCGGGTTCCAGCGTGTCGACGGTGCTGGGGCTGAAGACGGCCGATGATTTGCTGTTCTCCGACGAAGATCGCAAATCTGTGGCAGTCATCGGTGACGGTGCCCTGCCCTCCGGCATTGTTTTCGAAGCAATGAACAACGCGGCCGGACTGAACAAAGACCTGCTGGTCGTTTTAAACGACAACAAAATGGGCATTTGTCCGCGAGTTGGCGGCGTCGCCAGCTATCTGGACAAAGCGCGAGTCGCTCCGTTTTACAACGGTCTCAAACGTGACGTGTCATGGCTGTTGAACAAGCTGCCCGTCGTCGGCGAACCCGTCGAACACATGCTGGGTCAGTTTAAAGAAGCGCTGAAGACGTTCTTCCACGGCGGCATGCTGTTCGAAGAAATGGGCTTCCGCTACATCGGCCCCGTCGACGGCCACGATATCCAGTCGCTGCAGCGATACCTGGAAATGGTGAAGGAAGTCAAAGGCCCCGTGCTGCTGCACGTGTTCACAGAAAAGGGTTATGGCTTCGAACCGGCTCAGAAAGACCCGGTGAAATTTCACACGCCGGCACCTTTCTGCCGCGACGAAAACAACGAAATCGTTCCCGTTAGCGCTGACAAAAGCGTCGCCTACACCAACATCGCAGCCGACGCGATTCATCAAGCGATGCAGGCCGACGAAAAAGTGTGCGTGCTAACGGCGGCCATGTGCGCGGGCAACAAGCTGAACAAAATTCGGGACGAATTCCCTGACCGCTTTTTCGACACCGGCATTTGCGAAGGACATGCGGTCGCATTCGCAGGCGGGATGGCGAAGAGCGGGATGCGGCCGATCGTCGATATCTACAGCACATTTCTGCAGCGAAGTTTCGATCAGATCTTTCAGGAAGTGGCTCTGCAAAACCTTCCTGTGGTGTTCTGCATGGACCGAGCGGGCCTGTGCGGACCGGACGGGCCGACGCATCACGGCGTGTTCGATAATTCGTACATGCGAATCTTCCCCAACATGGTCGTGATGGCTCCAGGCGACGAACTGGACGTTCCGCTCATGCTGGACTTCGCTCTTAGCATCGATTCGCCATCGTCCATCCGCTATCCGAAAACCAACGCGGAAACGGTCGAACGCAGCGTGGCTCCAATCGAAATGGGCAAGTCTGAAGTCATGTCATGGGGCGAAGACGGCAATATCCTGGCCTGCGGCGTATTACTTCCGCGAGCCATCGAAGCCGCCGAAAAGCTGCGTGGCGAAGGGCTGGATGTCGGCGTCGTGAACGCTCGGTTTGTGAAGCCGGTGGATGAGGACGTGATCCGTCGAGCTATCGAAACCGGCTTCGTGATCACGATCGAAGAAAACGCCATCTGCGGCGGCTTCGGAAGCGCAGTCCTGGAAGCCGCCAATCGCATGGGCGAGCCAACCGACCGCATCAAGGTGCTGGCAATTCCCGACGAATTTGTCGAACACGGTCCGCGAGGCGAATTGCTGGCGGACCTCGGCCTCGACGCAGCCGGCCTGTGTAAAGCCGCCCACGAACTGGCAGGAAGCAGTTCCGACGCGAGCACACAGGAACTCGTGAAGTAA
- a CDS encoding polyprenyl synthetase family protein: protein MPPEFFEKHYSALKARVESALSESIASRDWPVALKNAVEYSLMAGGKRLRPVLVMMAAEICDGEIEDAIPAACALEMIHTYSLIHDDLPSMDDDDLRRGRPTSHRVFGEALAILAGDALLTLAFETLATAPTAATVTATSLQILATAAGGSGMVGGQILDLEAERGEFPSGIQESSGIPRQKNASNSSDSAGALASGEADSPIAASETPPIHVEQLIQIHRMKTGALITAALELGAVTSQASTDRRNQLRHFGQCVGLAFQIADDLLDVTGSDERLGKVTGRDNELGKLTYPFLIGIEASRNKAQQLVDEACHALAGFDDRADCLRHLARFIVERDH, encoded by the coding sequence ATGCCGCCTGAGTTCTTCGAAAAACACTACTCCGCACTCAAAGCGCGCGTCGAATCTGCGTTAAGCGAGTCTATCGCCAGCCGTGATTGGCCGGTGGCCTTGAAAAACGCCGTCGAATACAGCCTGATGGCAGGCGGCAAACGGTTGCGGCCAGTATTGGTGATGATGGCGGCCGAAATTTGCGACGGCGAAATCGAAGACGCGATTCCCGCCGCGTGTGCTCTGGAAATGATCCACACGTATTCGCTGATCCATGACGACCTGCCGTCAATGGACGACGACGACCTGCGTCGCGGGCGACCAACCAGCCACAGAGTCTTCGGCGAAGCGCTGGCGATTCTGGCCGGCGATGCTCTGCTGACACTGGCATTCGAAACGCTCGCCACGGCCCCCACCGCAGCAACCGTGACGGCGACCAGCCTGCAAATCCTCGCCACGGCGGCTGGCGGAAGCGGTATGGTGGGTGGCCAGATTCTGGACCTGGAGGCCGAACGGGGCGAATTTCCGTCCGGAATTCAGGAAAGCTCAGGCATACCGCGGCAGAAAAACGCTTCAAATTCGTCGGATTCTGCAGGCGCATTGGCGTCAGGGGAAGCAGATTCGCCGATTGCTGCCAGCGAGACGCCGCCGATTCACGTAGAACAATTAATTCAAATTCATAGAATGAAGACAGGGGCGCTGATCACGGCGGCTCTGGAATTAGGAGCCGTGACGAGTCAGGCGTCGACAGATCGGCGAAACCAGCTGCGACACTTCGGGCAATGTGTGGGGCTGGCGTTTCAAATCGCCGATGACCTGCTGGATGTGACCGGCAGTGACGAACGCCTCGGAAAAGTAACAGGTCGAGACAACGAATTGGGCAAGCTCACCTATCCCTTCTTAATTGGCATTGAAGCCAGCCGCAACAAAGCTCAGCAACTGGTCGACGAAGCCTGCCACGCTCTGGCAGGATTTGACGATCGAGCCGACTGTTTGCGGCATCTTGCCCGTTTCATCGTGGAGAGAGATCACTGA